The window ACCAGGATTAAGAGGATGTGTCTGGCAGTGTCATCTTGTGGATTTTTGTTTAACAAGAAAAGATTGGATCTGCTGTGAATATAATTGTGAAACTAATGTAAATAGGAGTGCAGTCTCTCAGAACTGGACTAAGATGGTGAAGCTGAGACGTCAGACACATTCAGTGTAAGAAAGGCAGCTGCTGACGCACAGCTCCGGGGTTTTGTTTAGGTGGCCCCACCCCATCTTGTGCAAGGGGATGCCTTTGTCCCCCCTtgtttcccctccctctccagtcaAGATGTTTTCATAAGATTGTGTTATGGCTTCATATAAGTTCATCCTGATTTTGTGTTATGGGGAAGAAATGTAATTAACTGGGGTGGGGAGTGGAGTATGAGAGAGACTGCAGTTCACTCTATTCCTGTAATGAAGGGTTTGTTCCAGACTTGGTGAGGTGACAGGGTGGCGAAGGCCTGTAAAACTGAAACTGGAGTGTGGTTTCTCCCTGATGCTTGTAATTTTGtggaaaacaaatttcagattaGTTATATGCATTTTAAGTTTGTATAAAGATCCAGAATTACAAAATGACAACAAATAAGGACCAATGCAGATAATTTTGTAAggtttttgaatgttttgtaaatgtattggtccatgtgttgtattttgtaGTACTTTAGTTTTGCCTTTAGTTCTTGCCACTTATTTcctgtatgtatgcatattgtAGTTAATGCATTAAATGTCTTGAGCTGCACATGGATTTCAGTTCATGATTTAAATCTCATTGGGCTTACTAAAGTCAAGTTAGGGCAGCATTTTGCTTTGCAATTCTATCTGCATACATTGAGGCCACTTTGAGTTAACTAGGTATGAAATTTTCCAAATAATTGGAACTGAATCCATTTTTACACTTCTGAACACAACACTTTAGGAAAACTAGTCAGCTGTGCTTTTCAGTTCTATACAAACCCTCAGATGAGGAAGGCAGCACAGTTTATTTTGTACATAGTACAATACTTTGCTTGCAACATTTAGGCTATAGAAAAAGCAGTTGGATACAATGGACCACTAGTGACATGCCATTTACGTGAACCACAGGTTCAGCCTCGTGTCATTTCCAACAACTGGTGCAGGATCATCTTCTGGCCATAGCATACATGCAGGGCATTCTTCTCCCTGCTTCCCAGCAGGCTATAGGCACTCTGCTTTTCCAGCAGGGCACTGTCAACCGCCAGGCTCCCGCTGTAGGAGTCCAGTGTAAAGCAGGTAGCGCTATGGAGCACCTGCCTCCAGGCTGCAGGCAATTTAGGGATGCCCTTATTGGAGAGGGCCAGTCCTATcttctcctcctcattctcctccacctcctcccagCCTTCGTTCTCCTTAAATTCCGCAAACGCCTCAGCAGGCATACACAAGATCTGTGGACAGAGGTCTTGTTTATAAATGACTGCTgcctggaggggaggggaatgGTGGCACTGCACTCATCTCCCTTAGTGCAACCCACACCAGTAGCGTGCTGGTGCCCTTGTCCAAGcaaattatgtgtgtgtatgtacacacaaGGGCTAAAGGAGGGGCGAACATTTATACAAGTGATTTTCACTAGAGCAACTTATGGTAAAtattggtcaagggtactatagcagaaggtgagatttaAAGCTGCAATCTCCCTGTCATACAGTTAAGCCATTTTAAGATGTTCAGCTTTATTAGTGGCTCTGTCAGGGAAAGGCAGGTAAACATACCTTGAGCGTGGTGTAAAGCTCTGTGTCCGTCAGAGATCCTGTCCAACCAAAGATGAACGCACCCTTCTCGCCAACCATCTCCATCTCAGTCAGGAGGCTCCACTTCTCCAGCagcagatgctgctgctgctgctcctcactGCACATCACTATGAGCCGCAAAAACAGCCAGTGAAGTCATCAACATCTGGACACATTTCTACACGTTGCAAAGCAGTTACCCATTCACAGAACAGCAGATGCCATAACGGTTCAAGGTTGCAtgtctgaatcccaccttctgctgtagttcgATCGTGGTATTCGCCCTaaactgtccagctgtataaatgcataaatcaggGTAAGCTAAGAATTCCTGAAGTAGGTCCATTAATTCATGCAACATCCTGCTCACCTTGCACAGCTGCTTTGTAAATACTGGACATCTGTATGTCGGCGGTGTCATTGCTGTTGTTGGGATATGGCTCAGTAAAACCGTACATGTGCAGTAGCTGCCAGTTGGCCATCTGTCCATACGTATTGAAGATCTCCTCCCCGGCCGCGATGTGCCGCACGGACACCATTTTCAACAGGTCCTGAAGGAGCAGCACAGTCAGCTCCACTCATCATCACAACTACTGTAACTAAAGCCTGTTTCAACTCAGTCAATTTGACAAGGAtaacagaagtctgtttgtcTTAACTGCCTGTCCTCCAGGCTCATTTTAATTAACAGGTCAATCGTAGACAGGTTTGTCACTGAGACACAGTTTCCCTGaatgtgttttctctttcagcCTGGAGATAATTCTTTTCAAAGATGAATATTATTTTTCCGGAGGTCAGTTTGCCACCAGCTAGACAGCGAAACAATGCCGCATATCTTGCTGAATATAAAAATGATCTTACGGGTGTGTATTCCAAGTTAGCGTTGTGGTTCGACACGTGATTCAGCATGTCTGCCACAGGGACCATCATGGGAGGGTTGGGATCACATTCGtcatcctcttcatcatccAGGGGTTCCtggaaactgcaaaaacaggCAAGTTTTGCCATAATCGGCCGCATTCGACAGCAACACC of the Scleropages formosus chromosome 7, fSclFor1.1, whole genome shotgun sequence genome contains:
- the setd6 gene encoding N-lysine methyltransferase setd6, which codes for MATDAKRLKREDSLTLGDPAESPLKDFLRWCQTVGVTLSGKVYLSKEGTVAERGMLAKDDIEEGETLFCIPRTALLSQDTTRVKDVLREGNGSLESKSGWVPLLLALMWEYTSPESHWRPYLSLWPDFKLLDHPMFWSKDERDSLLQGTGVPEAVDTDLSNIEKEYSSIVLPFMRSHPDLWCPEKHTLELYKSLVAFVMAYSFQEPLDDEEDDECDPNPPMMVPVADMLNHVSNHNANLEYTPDLLKMVSVRHIAAGEEIFNTYGQMANWQLLHMYGFTEPYPNNSNDTADIQMSSIYKAAVQVMCSEEQQQQHLLLEKWSLLTEMEMVGEKGAFIFGWTGSLTDTELYTTLKILCMPAEAFAEFKENEGWEEVEENEEEKIGLALSNKGIPKLPAAWRQVLHSATCFTLDSYSGSLAVDSALLEKQSAYSLLGSREKNALHVCYGQKMILHQLLEMTRG